Proteins encoded by one window of Rutidosis leptorrhynchoides isolate AG116_Rl617_1_P2 chromosome 7, CSIRO_AGI_Rlap_v1, whole genome shotgun sequence:
- the LOC139857345 gene encoding probable DEAD-box ATP-dependent RNA helicase 48, translated as MYNSSIIFLERSRNFYSLTFLRRMGGGPRTFPGGLNKWQWKRLHENQARQKEKRLLDQEKQIYQARVRSEIRSKLSNPNQTTYDEQSNLATPNYKPLSPKEHIKTLADRFMKEGAEDLWNEADGPLKSPSLQEIRRIESNHNPINLQKMVSGQLRITSNQVSDVSSDFDYNKSKPRHYSTFSCLDNRYSLLNVRHYSVRTSYRKNHNSSSEECSDDEEGFVLMKTRGPRLSLIGSSDGDESDDGKGDIKKKVMMSSAALGNYDRKVTKRVPLKFLEEEDDLSLHVQVIRNEFNKRQMAENDIATSDDDSILSSKRFDECDVSPLTIQALTLAGYVQMTKVQDATISTCLEGNDALVKAKTGTGKSAAFLLPAIETVLKASNSKEAKRLRVPPIHVLILCPTRELASQIAAEANVLLKFHNGIGVQTLVGGTRFKVDQKRLETEPCHIIIATPGRLLDHIENKSGFSTRLMGLKLLILDEADHLLDLGFRKDVEKIVDCVPRQRQSLLFSATLPKEVRRVSQLVLKREHAYINTVGLGPETHNKVNQSYVVAPHEQHFQIVHHILKDHIAHVPDYKVIVFCTTAMMTSLMFSLLREMKMNVREIHSRKPQFYRTRVSEEFKEAKQLILVTSDVSARGMNYPDVSLVIQVGVPTDREQYINRLGRTGREGKGGEGIMVLAPWEEYFIDEIKDLPVDQIASPHLDPDMKVKIEKSMAKIDPSVKEAAYHAWLGYYNSIRETGRDKTTLVELGMGFCDSIGLEKVPSLFRKTVVKMGLKDIPGIRVRK; from the exons ATGTATAATTCATCAATAATCTTTCTCGAACGTTCCAGAAACTTCTACAGTCTCACCTTTCTCCGCCGCATGGGTGGTGGCCCACGGACATTTCCTGGCGGCCTGAACAAATGGCAATGGAAACGCCTTCACGAAAATCAAGCTAGACAGAAAGAAAAACGTCTTCTTGATCAAGAAAAACAAATTTACCAGGCTCGGGTTCGATCCGAAATCCGATCCAAATTATCCAACCCGAATCAAACAACCTATGATGAACAGAGTAATTTAGCAACGCCCAATTATAAACCTTTATCCCCAAAAGAACACATTAAAACCCTAGCTGATCGATTCATGAAAGAAGGAGCTGAAGATTTATGGAATGAAGCTGATGGACCACTAAAGTCACCATCTTTACAAGAAATTAGAAGAATTGAATCGAATCATAACCCGATTAATTTGCAAAAAATGGTTTCGGGTCAACTTCGAATAACTAGTAATCAAGTGAGTGATGTTTCTTCTGATTTTGATTATAATAAGTCAAAACCTAGGCATTATTCGACGTTTTCGTGTTTAGATAATAGATATAGTTTGTTGAATGTTAGGCATTATTCAGTTAGGACCAGTTATAGGAAGAATCATAATTCTTCTAGTGAAGAATGTTCGGATGATGAGGAGGGGTTTGTGTTGATGAAAACGAGGGGCCCACGGTTGAGTTTAATCGGGTCGTCTGATGGTGATGAGAGTGATGATGGGAAAGGGGATATAAAGAAGAAGGTGATGATGAGTAGTGCTGCATTGGGTAATTATGATAGAAAGGTGACAAAACGGGTCCCGTTGAAGTTTTTAGAAGAAGAGGATGATTTGTCGTTGCATGTACAAGTTATTAGGAATGAGTTTAATAAGAGACAGATGGCTGAAAACGATATTGCAACGAGTGATGATGACTCGATCCTTAGTTCGAAGAG GTTTGATGAATGTGATGTATCTCCATTGACTATTCAGGCTCTTACATTAGCAGGATATGTGCAAATGACTAAGGTTCAAGATGCTACGATATCTACTTGCCTTGAGG GGAACGATGCGTTAGTTAAAGCTAAAACTGGAACAGGGAAAAGTGCTGCTTTTTTG CTCCCTGCAATTGAAACAGTTTTAAAAGCTTCAAATAGCAAGGAAGCAAAGCGTTTGCGGGTCCCACCGATACATGTTCTTATTCTGTGTCCCACAAGAGAGTTAGCAAGTCAAATAGCTGCAGAAGCCAACGTGTTACTAAAATTTCATAATGGAATCGGTGTACAAACGCTTGTTGGAGGTACTCGATTTAAAGTTGACCAGAAACGTTTAGAAACCGAACCGTGTCATATTATAATCGCAACTCCTGGTAGATTGTTAGATCATATTGAGAACAAATCTGGATTCTCTACCCGTTTGATGGGATTAAAAttgcttatacttgatgaagcggaTCATTTATTAGATTTAGGGTTTCGTAAGGACGTTGAGAAAATCGTTGATTGTGTACCTCGTCAACGGCAATCGTTACTTTTTTCTGCTACACTTCCAAAAGAGGTTCGCCGAGTATCGCAACTTGTTTTGAAACGGGAACATGCTTATATAAACACGGTTGGGTTAGGTCCAGAAACGCACAATAAG GTTAACCAATCTTACGTTGTTGCACCACATGAACAACATTTTCAAATAGTCCATCATATATTGAAGGACCATATTGCGCACGTCCCGGATTATAAG GTTATTGTCTTTTGTACAACAGCAATGATGACATCACTCATGTTTTCTCTTCTCCgagagatgaaaatgaatgttCGAGAGATCCATTCTAGGAAACCACAATTTTATAGAACTCGTGTTTCTGAGGAATTTAAGGAAGCTAAACAGCTGATTCTAGTTACGTCTGACGTGTCAGCTCGTGGAATGAATTATCCTGATGTCAGCTTGGTAATTCAG GTTGGTGTCCCTACAGACCGTGAGCAGTATATAAATCGTCTTGGACGAACAGGACGTGAAGGCAAAGGTGGAGAAGGAATAATGGTGCTCGCGCCTTGGGAAGAATattttatcgacgaaattaaagacCTACCGGTTGATCAAATCGCATCACCCCATTTAGATCCAGATATGAAAGTAAAG ATAGAAAAGTCAATGGCGAAAATTGACCCGAGTGTGAAAGAGGCAGCGTACCATGCTTGGCTTGGATATTATAACTCGATTAGAGAAACTGGTAGAGATAAAACGACACTTGTTGAGCTAGGCATGGGTTTTTGCGACTCGATCGGGTTAGAAAAAGTGCCTTCACTATTTAGGAAAACGGTTGTGAAGATGGGGCTCAAAGATATACCAGGCATTCGTGTACGAAAGTAG